One segment of Desulfovibrio sp. X2 DNA contains the following:
- the rpiB gene encoding ribose 5-phosphate isomerase B — translation MTTQSMETIFVASDHGGFELKKSVVGHLAAKGRDVRDLGPETAESTDYPLHAAALCKSVLATPGSLGILICGTGIGMSITANRFAGIRAALCHNEFTARMTRAHNDANVLCLGERVLGKGLALDIVDVFVTSAFEGERHKRRIDLIEEIAAGR, via the coding sequence ATGACGACACAGAGCATGGAGACGATTTTCGTAGCTTCCGACCACGGCGGATTCGAGCTGAAGAAGTCCGTGGTCGGCCACCTCGCCGCCAAGGGCCGCGACGTCCGGGACCTGGGCCCGGAAACGGCGGAATCCACCGACTACCCCCTCCATGCCGCCGCGCTCTGCAAGAGCGTGCTGGCCACCCCCGGCAGCCTCGGCATCCTCATCTGCGGCACCGGCATCGGCATGTCCATCACCGCGAACCGCTTCGCGGGCATCCGCGCCGCCCTGTGCCACAACGAATTCACCGCCCGCATGACCCGCGCCCACAACGACGCCAACGTGCTCTGCCTGGGCGAACGCGTGCTGGGCAAAGGCCTTGCGCTGGACATCGTGGACGTCTTCGTGACGTCCGCGTTCGAGGGCGAACGGCACAAGCGCCGCATCGACCTCATCGAGGAGATCGCGGCCGGACGCTAG
- the radA gene encoding DNA repair protein RadA yields MKTRTIYVCTSCGAQSTRWAGQCPTCKEWNCLTEEVVAAPAKGKGAAPLAPGKAQSLAGLDASPHAARPTGMAELDRFLGKGLVPGGAILLGGEPGIGKSTFLLQLCGLIADQDQRVLYVTGEESLPQLKGRAERLGTLAPSLLALASNSADEAAAAMRADKPALAVIDSVQTMASSLADGLPGSVSQVRAVSAQLVEEAKKGDTALVLVGHVTKDGQIAGPKLMEHMVDTVLYLEGDRRHVFRILRVLKNRFGPSDELIVFSMGEQGLAVVPDPSTFFLGARDASLSGTAVVMAMDGQKPFAVEVQALAGQSFLSIPRRAAMGFPANRLHLLLAVLEKHLKLNFGQSDIYAKIGGGLTLSEPGLDLGLVAAVLSSHYDLPLPEGAVFWGEVDLNGQIRPCQGHEIRYKQAKRLGYGPIMHPGSGKKGVKRLSDFQAALFGSGRAATDRAAARTKAAHARKGESDMPSSTSDAPGEEG; encoded by the coding sequence ATGAAGACGCGCACCATCTACGTCTGCACGTCCTGCGGGGCGCAGTCCACGCGCTGGGCCGGGCAGTGCCCCACCTGCAAGGAGTGGAACTGCCTGACCGAGGAGGTCGTGGCCGCGCCCGCCAAGGGCAAGGGCGCCGCGCCGCTCGCCCCGGGCAAGGCGCAGTCCCTGGCCGGGCTCGACGCCTCGCCGCACGCGGCCAGGCCCACGGGCATGGCCGAGCTCGACCGCTTCCTGGGCAAGGGGCTCGTGCCGGGCGGGGCCATCCTGCTCGGCGGTGAGCCGGGCATCGGCAAGTCCACCTTCCTGCTGCAGCTCTGCGGCCTCATCGCGGACCAGGACCAGCGCGTGCTCTACGTCACGGGCGAGGAGTCCCTGCCGCAGCTGAAGGGCAGGGCGGAGCGCCTGGGCACGCTCGCGCCCTCGCTCCTGGCGCTGGCCTCCAACAGCGCGGACGAGGCCGCGGCCGCCATGCGCGCGGACAAGCCCGCGCTCGCGGTCATCGACTCGGTGCAGACCATGGCCTCCTCGCTCGCGGACGGACTGCCCGGCAGCGTCTCGCAGGTGCGCGCCGTGTCCGCGCAGCTGGTGGAGGAGGCCAAGAAGGGCGACACGGCCCTGGTGCTGGTCGGCCACGTGACCAAGGACGGCCAGATCGCGGGGCCGAAGCTCATGGAGCACATGGTGGACACGGTGCTCTATCTCGAGGGCGACCGCCGCCACGTCTTCCGCATCCTGCGCGTGCTCAAGAACCGCTTCGGCCCCTCGGACGAGCTCATCGTCTTCAGCATGGGCGAGCAGGGGCTCGCCGTGGTGCCCGACCCCTCGACGTTCTTCCTCGGCGCGCGCGACGCCTCGCTCTCCGGCACGGCCGTGGTCATGGCCATGGACGGGCAGAAGCCCTTCGCCGTGGAGGTCCAGGCCCTGGCCGGACAGTCCTTCCTCTCCATCCCGCGCCGCGCGGCCATGGGCTTTCCGGCCAACCGGCTGCACCTGCTGCTCGCGGTGCTGGAAAAGCACCTGAAGCTCAACTTCGGCCAGTCGGACATCTACGCCAAGATCGGCGGCGGGCTCACGCTCTCCGAGCCCGGGCTCGACCTCGGCCTCGTGGCCGCGGTGCTCTCGTCCCACTATGACCTGCCCCTGCCCGAGGGCGCGGTCTTCTGGGGCGAGGTGGACCTGAACGGGCAGATCCGCCCCTGCCAGGGCCACGAGATCCGCTACAAGCAGGCCAAGCGGCTCGGCTACGGGCCCATCATGCACCCGGGCTCGGGCAAGAAGGGCGTGAAGCGCCTCTCGGACTTCCAGGCCGCGCTCTTCGGCTCCGGCCGCGCCGCCACGGACAGGGCCGCGGCCCGGACCAAGGCCGCGCACGCCCGAAAGGGCGAGTCCGACATGCCGTCAAGCACGTCCGACGCCCCCGGCGAGGAAGGCTGA
- a CDS encoding N-acetyltransferase: protein MSVTVRKARMADVKYIHKLLYGCAQRGQLLARSYSSVYAALRDFYVAENENGELLGCCALSICWEDLAEIRSLAVAEAHRGHGIGRALVTACLDEARELGLRRVFALTYEVAFFTRLGYRQVEKNDLPQKVWTDCLNCPKFPDCDETAMLIETGVEAPQPAEAGA, encoded by the coding sequence GTGAGCGTGACCGTCCGCAAGGCCCGCATGGCCGACGTCAAGTACATCCACAAGCTGCTCTACGGCTGCGCGCAGCGGGGCCAGCTCCTGGCGCGCTCCTACAGCAGCGTCTACGCCGCCCTGCGCGACTTCTACGTGGCCGAGAACGAGAACGGCGAGCTCCTCGGCTGCTGCGCCCTGTCCATCTGCTGGGAGGACCTGGCCGAGATCCGTTCCCTGGCCGTGGCCGAGGCGCACAGGGGCCACGGCATCGGCCGCGCCCTGGTCACCGCCTGCCTGGACGAGGCGCGCGAGCTCGGACTGCGCCGCGTCTTCGCCCTGACCTACGAGGTCGCCTTCTTCACCCGCCTGGGCTACCGCCAGGTGGAGAAGAACGACCTGCCGCAGAAGGTCTGGACCGACTGCCTGAACTGTCCCAAGTTCCCTGACTGCGACGAGACCGCCATGCTCATCGAGACGGGCGTGGAGGCGCCGCAGCCCGCGGAGGCGGGCGCATGA
- a CDS encoding RNA polymerase sigma factor RpoD/SigA, with protein MADVDLDALDDEDIVLEGAEDEDGQEPDLSSLGSDAEGPDDSDDSGDSDEADGNGNGGKRNGRPSRAAYLPSTRGRGTDALHLYLREVSRFPMLKPEEETALARAVRDHGDQDAAFRLVTSHLRLVVKIAMDFQRRWMQNVLDLIQEGNVGLMRAVQKFDPEKGIKFSYYAAFWIKAYILKFIMDNWRLVKIGTTQTQRKLFYNLGKERQRLVSLGFDPTTTALSEALGVSPEDITQMDQRLARGDMSLDVTLGDDTTATRLDFLPALGPGVEETLADDEVAGLLERHVQDLVPELSDKERDILEHRLLTDDPVTLREIGEKYGITRERVRQLESRLLDKLRAHLSKRIPDFSPEWIRKEE; from the coding sequence ATGGCGGACGTGGACCTGGACGCCCTGGACGACGAGGACATCGTGCTGGAAGGCGCGGAGGACGAGGACGGCCAAGAGCCGGACCTCTCCTCGCTCGGTTCCGACGCCGAGGGTCCCGACGATTCCGACGACTCCGGCGATTCCGACGAGGCCGACGGCAACGGCAACGGCGGGAAGCGGAACGGACGTCCGTCGCGCGCCGCCTACCTGCCCTCCACGCGCGGCCGCGGCACGGACGCCCTGCACCTCTATCTGCGCGAGGTCTCGCGCTTCCCCATGCTGAAGCCCGAGGAGGAGACCGCCCTGGCCCGGGCCGTGCGCGACCACGGCGACCAGGACGCCGCCTTCCGCCTCGTGACCTCCCACCTGCGCCTGGTGGTCAAGATCGCCATGGATTTCCAGCGCCGCTGGATGCAGAACGTGCTCGACCTCATCCAGGAGGGCAACGTCGGCCTCATGCGCGCGGTGCAGAAGTTCGACCCCGAGAAGGGCATCAAGTTTTCCTACTACGCCGCCTTCTGGATCAAGGCCTACATCCTGAAATTCATCATGGACAACTGGCGCCTGGTCAAGATCGGCACCACCCAGACCCAGAGAAAGCTCTTCTACAACCTGGGCAAGGAGCGCCAGCGGCTCGTCTCCCTGGGCTTCGACCCCACGACCACGGCGCTGTCCGAGGCGCTCGGCGTCTCGCCCGAGGACATCACCCAGATGGACCAGCGCCTGGCGCGCGGGGACATGTCCCTGGACGTGACGCTCGGCGACGACACCACGGCCACGCGCCTCGACTTCCTGCCCGCCCTCGGCCCCGGCGTGGAGGAGACGCTTGCCGACGACGAGGTCGCGGGGCTGCTCGAACGGCACGTGCAGGACCTCGTGCCCGAACTGTCGGACAAGGAACGGGACATCCTGGAGCACCGCCTGCTCACGGACGACCCGGTGACCCTGCGCGAGATCGGCGAGAAGTACGGCATCACGCGGGAGCGCGTGCGCCAGCTCGAGTCCCGACTGCTGGACAAGCTGCGCGCGCACCTCTCGAAGAGGATTCCCGACTTCTCGCCCGAATGGATCCGCAAGGAAGAGTAG
- a CDS encoding tetratricopeptide repeat protein — translation MMLPDTTGRVRGNATAPLVLTVILAALLAGCAARQPQAGGEGHKPVQWTMTEDGASIYYYMLYLDERGQGHFANAQAALDKAIELDPSSRLYEEAAEFQWRLGHPAEAREYIKKALAKNPDDRLMVMRLADSYAAERRFDDAMGTLQDWLRTHPGDATALLRMADIQVEARRYPEALQTLASIQAKDKGPETSYLEAKAYAGLGKRRKAIDILKKLSDKYQDNVLYTAELAYQYELAKDYVAAEETYSRILEMGEAGEEVWLRLISLNLKLNNPERAMTLVQEGPQTPDFVMEAARTFLSEGFPEEAAQLLEPLTHEKDVDPKLYFYLALLSYENGKNPQKALDYLDKIPADNELAGQAMGFKARMLVLLGKSDEAMRLVRQGKRDYPEIKDFWDIQAMILEDRGQLDEAKAVIDQALSQWPGDAGLLYHLGLLQQRMGKPDAAIATMERIIADDPTNADALNFVGYLLADQDRDLERALVLVKEALDQKPGSGYIVDSLAWVYFHMGKLPEAFDSIKQAVELTPGDPTIWEHYGDIAAAMGKRAEARKAYRKSLDLGHDKPETIRQKLDKLEKAPAPEKQ, via the coding sequence ATGATGCTTCCTGACACCACAGGCCGCGTGCGCGGCAATGCCACGGCTCCCCTCGTCCTCACCGTCATCCTCGCGGCGCTGCTCGCGGGCTGCGCGGCCCGCCAGCCCCAGGCCGGAGGCGAAGGGCACAAGCCCGTGCAGTGGACCATGACCGAGGACGGGGCCTCCATCTACTACTACATGCTCTACCTCGACGAGCGCGGCCAGGGCCACTTCGCGAACGCCCAGGCGGCGCTCGACAAGGCCATCGAGCTCGATCCCTCGTCCCGGCTCTACGAGGAGGCCGCCGAGTTCCAGTGGCGGCTCGGCCACCCGGCCGAGGCCCGGGAGTACATCAAGAAGGCCCTGGCGAAGAATCCCGATGACCGCCTGATGGTCATGCGCCTGGCCGACTCCTACGCCGCCGAGCGGCGCTTCGACGACGCCATGGGCACCCTGCAGGACTGGCTGCGCACCCACCCGGGCGACGCCACCGCGCTCCTGCGCATGGCCGACATCCAGGTCGAGGCCCGCCGCTACCCCGAGGCGCTGCAGACCCTCGCCTCCATCCAGGCCAAGGACAAGGGGCCGGAGACGAGCTACCTCGAGGCCAAGGCCTACGCGGGGCTCGGCAAGCGCCGCAAGGCCATCGACATCCTGAAGAAGCTGTCCGACAAGTACCAGGACAACGTGCTCTACACCGCGGAGCTGGCCTACCAGTACGAGCTGGCCAAGGACTACGTGGCCGCGGAGGAGACCTACTCGCGCATCCTGGAGATGGGCGAGGCGGGCGAGGAGGTCTGGCTCAGGCTCATTTCGCTGAACCTGAAGCTCAACAACCCCGAGCGGGCCATGACCCTGGTCCAGGAAGGGCCGCAGACCCCGGACTTCGTCATGGAGGCCGCGCGCACCTTCCTCTCCGAGGGCTTCCCGGAGGAGGCGGCGCAGCTCCTCGAGCCCCTGACGCACGAGAAGGACGTCGATCCCAAGCTCTACTTCTACCTTGCCCTGCTCTCCTACGAGAACGGCAAGAACCCGCAGAAGGCCCTGGACTACCTGGACAAGATCCCGGCCGACAACGAGCTGGCCGGACAGGCCATGGGCTTCAAGGCGCGCATGCTCGTCCTCCTCGGCAAGAGCGACGAGGCCATGCGCCTGGTGCGCCAGGGCAAGCGCGACTACCCCGAGATCAAGGACTTCTGGGACATCCAGGCCATGATCCTCGAGGACCGCGGCCAGCTCGACGAGGCCAAGGCCGTGATCGACCAGGCGCTCTCGCAGTGGCCCGGCGACGCGGGGCTGCTCTACCACCTCGGTCTTCTGCAGCAGCGCATGGGCAAACCGGACGCGGCCATCGCGACCATGGAACGCATCATCGCCGACGATCCGACCAACGCCGACGCGCTGAACTTCGTGGGCTACCTCCTGGCCGACCAGGACCGCGACCTCGAGCGCGCCCTGGTGCTGGTCAAGGAGGCCCTGGACCAGAAGCCGGGCAGCGGCTACATCGTCGACTCCCTGGCCTGGGTCTACTTCCACATGGGCAAGCTGCCCGAGGCCTTCGACTCCATCAAGCAGGCGGTCGAGCTGACGCCGGGGGACCCCACCATCTGGGAGCACTACGGCGACATCGCCGCGGCCATGGGCAAGCGCGCCGAGGCCCGCAAGGCCTACCGGAAGTCCCTGGACCTGGGCCACGACAAGCCCGAGACCATCAGACAGAAGCTCGACAAGCTGGAGAAGGCCCCCGCGCCGGAGAAGCAATGA
- a CDS encoding TlpA disulfide reductase family protein: protein MFKRTIALCCLAALLCAAAFAAVPGNVSAAQAGVSADRPFTPIDYNGVLSTVSQHKGQVVVLVFWATWCPPCVMEVPNLMKLRSDVPASKMYLMAVSLDQDTSALAAFTAQRKLNYAVYHGSQDVITGFRVSGIPRVVVYDKTGRQVMDHEGYVEPEVLRKVVDDAMAGGTK, encoded by the coding sequence ATGTTCAAACGCACCATCGCTCTTTGCTGCCTTGCCGCGCTTCTCTGCGCCGCGGCCTTCGCGGCCGTCCCCGGCAACGTCTCCGCCGCCCAGGCGGGCGTCTCCGCGGACAGGCCCTTCACGCCCATCGACTACAACGGCGTCCTCTCGACCGTGTCCCAGCACAAGGGGCAGGTCGTGGTCCTCGTCTTCTGGGCCACGTGGTGCCCGCCCTGCGTCATGGAGGTCCCGAACCTCATGAAGCTGCGCAGCGACGTGCCCGCGTCCAAGATGTACCTCATGGCCGTGTCCCTGGATCAGGACACCTCGGCCCTGGCCGCCTTCACGGCCCAGCGCAAGCTCAACTACGCCGTCTACCACGGCAGCCAGGACGTGATCACCGGCTTTCGCGTCAGCGGCATTCCCCGCGTCGTGGTCTACGACAAGACCGGCCGCCAGGTGATGGACCACGAGGGCTACGTGGAGCCCGAGGTGCTGCGCAAGGTCGTGGACGACGCCATGGCCGGAGGGACCAAGTGA
- a CDS encoding homocysteine S-methyltransferase family protein: MPDFRTALKDGSILVCDGGYGTLLMSRGLPAGMSPELWGLEKPEVIKGAHADYLAAGARILTTNTFGGTGPKLGLGVDVTDFNRRMASLTREVAGDRVFVAGSVGPTGLFVRPLGPLSFRELVEIFTLQIRGLVAGGCDLIKAETHFDLAEAKAVVVAARAVCDLPVLVSMTFEGAASLTGSSPLTFLDTMQNLGVDVVGVNCSAGPVEMLSTVRAMQERLETPLHVQPNAGLPELVDGRTVFRLGPDEFAARTAELAAEPGVKITGGCCGTTPDHIRALAGAVAGLGHTPNVPARPAATVLTSRARSVPLGRGHAAVCIGERINPTGKERLTAELQAGDFTYAQMLAHEQIELGAGVLDVNVGAPMVKEEELLPALSRTLLSRFPLPLCLDSTKIEAVTECLWDYPGSPLLNSISGEPGRMEELGPLCARLGAPFILLPLEGRKLPVTAADRIRIVEALVEKAEALGIPRRLIVVDALVLTVSSKPESALACLETVRHCTERLGLATTMGLSNISFGLPARELVNSTFLAMCLAAGLTSFIANPSSSRLREAHAAAEVLLARDAQAANFIAGYAGWKPGEGGAAAGGSGGASKAVSTARDAVVAGARDAVLDLVEAELAKGRAPFALVNEELIPGIMEVGDKYERKEYFLPQLLLSAETMQRAMARLEPLLAKEQAAAARPRIVMATVEGDIHDIGKNIVCLMLKNHGFEVIDLGKDVPARAIVDAAKEHGAKLIGLSALMTTTMVRMEDTVRLVREEGVSARVMIGGAVVTEAFAKSIGADGCSTDAVSAVRLAKELSRESV; the protein is encoded by the coding sequence GTGCCCGATTTCAGAACGGCCCTCAAGGACGGATCGATCCTCGTCTGTGACGGCGGCTACGGAACGCTGCTCATGTCCCGCGGCCTGCCCGCGGGCATGTCCCCGGAACTCTGGGGCCTCGAGAAGCCCGAGGTCATCAAGGGCGCCCACGCCGACTACCTGGCTGCCGGTGCCCGCATCCTGACCACGAACACCTTCGGCGGCACCGGGCCCAAGCTCGGCCTCGGGGTGGACGTCACGGATTTCAACCGCCGCATGGCCTCCCTGACCCGCGAGGTCGCCGGGGACCGCGTCTTCGTGGCGGGCAGCGTCGGCCCCACGGGGCTCTTCGTGCGCCCGCTCGGGCCGCTCTCCTTCCGCGAGCTGGTGGAGATCTTCACGCTTCAGATCCGCGGCCTGGTCGCGGGCGGCTGCGACCTGATCAAGGCCGAGACGCACTTCGACCTCGCCGAGGCCAAGGCCGTGGTCGTGGCCGCGCGCGCGGTCTGCGACCTGCCCGTGCTCGTCTCCATGACCTTCGAGGGCGCGGCCTCCCTGACCGGCTCCTCGCCGCTGACCTTCCTGGACACCATGCAGAACCTCGGCGTGGACGTCGTGGGCGTGAACTGCTCCGCCGGGCCGGTGGAGATGCTTTCCACCGTGCGCGCCATGCAGGAGCGGCTGGAGACTCCGCTGCACGTACAGCCCAACGCGGGACTGCCCGAGCTGGTTGACGGCCGCACCGTCTTCCGCCTCGGTCCGGACGAGTTCGCGGCCCGCACGGCCGAGCTCGCGGCCGAGCCCGGCGTGAAGATCACGGGCGGCTGCTGCGGCACCACGCCGGACCACATCCGCGCCCTGGCCGGGGCCGTTGCCGGGCTCGGCCACACGCCAAACGTCCCGGCCCGCCCGGCTGCCACGGTGCTCACCTCGCGCGCCCGCTCCGTGCCGCTCGGCCGGGGGCACGCGGCCGTGTGCATCGGCGAGCGCATCAACCCCACGGGCAAGGAGCGCCTGACCGCCGAGCTGCAGGCCGGGGACTTCACCTACGCCCAGATGCTGGCCCACGAGCAGATCGAGCTCGGCGCGGGCGTGCTCGACGTCAACGTGGGCGCTCCCATGGTCAAGGAGGAGGAGCTTCTGCCCGCGCTCTCGCGCACGCTCCTCTCGCGCTTCCCGCTGCCCCTGTGCCTGGACTCGACCAAGATCGAGGCCGTGACCGAGTGCCTGTGGGACTACCCGGGCTCCCCGCTGCTCAACTCCATCTCCGGCGAGCCGGGACGCATGGAGGAGCTGGGACCGCTGTGCGCGCGCCTCGGCGCGCCCTTCATCCTGCTGCCGCTCGAGGGGCGCAAGCTGCCGGTCACGGCGGCGGACCGCATCCGCATCGTCGAGGCGCTGGTGGAGAAGGCCGAAGCGCTCGGCATCCCGCGCCGCCTGATCGTGGTGGACGCCCTGGTGCTGACCGTCTCCTCCAAGCCCGAGTCCGCCCTGGCCTGCCTCGAGACCGTCCGCCACTGCACGGAGAGGCTCGGCCTGGCCACGACCATGGGGCTGTCCAACATCTCCTTCGGCCTGCCCGCGCGCGAGCTGGTGAACTCCACCTTCCTGGCCATGTGCCTGGCCGCCGGGCTCACCTCGTTCATCGCCAACCCGAGCTCGTCGCGCCTGCGCGAGGCGCACGCCGCGGCCGAGGTGCTGCTCGCGCGCGACGCCCAGGCCGCGAACTTCATCGCGGGCTACGCCGGCTGGAAGCCCGGCGAGGGCGGCGCGGCCGCGGGCGGCTCGGGCGGCGCGTCCAAGGCCGTGTCCACGGCGCGTGACGCCGTGGTGGCCGGGGCGCGCGACGCCGTGCTGGACCTCGTGGAGGCCGAGCTCGCCAAGGGCCGCGCGCCCTTCGCCCTGGTCAACGAGGAGCTCATCCCCGGGATCATGGAGGTGGGCGACAAGTACGAGCGCAAGGAATACTTCCTGCCCCAGCTGCTCCTCTCCGCGGAGACCATGCAGCGGGCCATGGCGCGCCTCGAGCCGCTCCTCGCCAAGGAGCAGGCCGCGGCCGCGCGCCCGAGGATCGTCATGGCCACGGTGGAGGGCGACATCCACGACATCGGCAAGAACATCGTCTGCCTGATGCTCAAGAACCACGGCTTCGAGGTCATCGACCTGGGCAAGGACGTGCCCGCCCGCGCCATCGTGGACGCGGCCAAGGAGCACGGCGCGAAGCTCATCGGGCTCTCGGCGCTCATGACCACGACCATGGTGCGCATGGAGGACACCGTGCGCCTGGTGCGCGAGGAGGGCGTCTCCGCCCGCGTCATGATCGGCGGGGCCGTGGTCACCGAGGCCTTCGCCAAGAGCATCGGCGCGGACGGCTGCTCCACGGACGCCGTGTCCGCCGTGCGTCTCGCCAAGGAGCTGTCCAGGGAGTCGGTCTAG
- a CDS encoding DVU0772 family protein: MAEGNCKAWLDEVEWDMIQEDAVTRYLEWGNNNYRDDLRRPVTLSDEYSIYFVIDTWGPEPKAVLMKMNKWGSETLCEKKVPEKYLEGFYTQRGRVRGILEPTEEIKEWLRRTIAKEDC; the protein is encoded by the coding sequence ATGGCCGAAGGCAACTGCAAGGCATGGCTGGACGAGGTCGAATGGGACATGATCCAGGAGGACGCGGTGACGCGCTACCTGGAATGGGGCAACAACAACTACCGCGACGACCTGCGCCGTCCCGTGACCCTGTCCGACGAATACTCCATCTACTTCGTCATCGACACCTGGGGCCCGGAGCCCAAGGCCGTGCTCATGAAGATGAACAAGTGGGGCAGCGAGACCCTGTGCGAGAAGAAGGTGCCCGAGAAGTACCTCGAAGGCTTCTACACGCAGCGCGGCCGGGTGCGCGGCATCCTCGAGCCCACCGAGGAGATCAAGGAGTGGCTGCGGCGCACCATCGCCAAGGAAGACTGCTAG
- the hpt gene encoding hypoxanthine phosphoribosyltransferase — translation MSPVRPACGREALDPHDLKTVLSAEQIARRTAELGAEISARYAGEPLVAVCVLKGAFPFFADLVRHLTCAPELDFLQLASYGTGTCSSGRVVFRKDMDVPVDGKHVLVVEDIVDSGRSMEYLMGVLGNRGPKSLALAALIDKRERREVPVTVDFPGFTLNEGFVVGYGLDWAEQYRELPYVAEVVFRS, via the coding sequence ATGAGCCCCGTGCGGCCCGCATGCGGGCGCGAGGCCCTCGACCCCCACGACCTGAAGACCGTCCTCTCCGCCGAGCAGATAGCGAGGCGCACGGCCGAGCTCGGCGCGGAGATCAGCGCCCGCTACGCCGGGGAGCCCCTGGTCGCCGTCTGCGTGCTCAAGGGCGCCTTCCCCTTCTTCGCGGACCTCGTGCGCCATCTGACCTGCGCCCCGGAGCTGGACTTCCTGCAGCTCGCCAGCTACGGCACGGGGACGTGCAGCAGCGGCCGCGTGGTCTTCCGCAAGGACATGGACGTGCCCGTGGACGGCAAGCACGTGCTCGTGGTCGAGGACATCGTGGACAGCGGCAGGTCCATGGAATACCTCATGGGCGTGCTCGGCAACCGGGGTCCCAAGTCCCTGGCCCTGGCCGCCCTGATCGACAAGCGGGAACGCCGCGAGGTCCCGGTCACGGTTGACTTTCCCGGCTTTACGCTGAATGAAGGTTTCGTAGTGGGCTACGGTCTGGACTGGGCGGAGCAGTACCGCGAGCTGCCCTACGTGGCCGAGGTGGTTTTCAGAAGCTGA
- a CDS encoding DUF3426 domain-containing protein has protein sequence MIVQCPKCNAKYNLPDEKIPAEGAKVRCSQCAQVFHVHAPGDEDLDDLLNAGDEEASASGRSGDDAFSGLTGGDDDLSFDFGDAGKKPAKAKKKAGAGGGRKRVVILAVVLLLLAGAGAGLWYSGLLARFTGGKTAATAEQGEAVSKVKHIVLENVRQYYVNNEKAGQLFVIEGKAVNQFETPKEFVKIEVTLFDAKGKALTSRQLLCGNILSYFQLQVLSRAEIEAGLGNEVGVLNNNSNLETGAGTPFMAVFFDPPKDVAEYGVKVIDVQDQGKN, from the coding sequence ATGATCGTCCAGTGCCCCAAATGCAACGCCAAGTACAACCTCCCGGACGAGAAGATCCCCGCGGAGGGGGCGAAGGTGCGCTGCTCGCAGTGCGCCCAGGTCTTCCACGTCCACGCGCCGGGCGACGAGGACCTGGACGATCTCCTGAACGCCGGTGACGAGGAGGCCTCGGCCTCCGGACGTTCCGGCGACGACGCCTTTTCCGGCCTGACCGGCGGGGACGACGACCTCTCCTTCGATTTCGGCGACGCGGGCAAGAAGCCGGCCAAGGCCAAGAAGAAGGCCGGGGCGGGCGGCGGCCGCAAGCGCGTCGTGATCCTGGCCGTGGTGCTCCTGCTGCTCGCGGGCGCGGGCGCCGGGCTCTGGTATTCCGGCCTGCTCGCCAGGTTCACCGGCGGCAAGACCGCCGCCACGGCGGAGCAGGGCGAGGCCGTCTCCAAGGTCAAGCACATCGTGCTCGAGAACGTCCGCCAGTACTACGTCAACAACGAGAAGGCCGGGCAGCTCTTCGTCATCGAGGGCAAGGCCGTGAACCAGTTCGAGACGCCCAAGGAATTCGTCAAGATCGAGGTCACGCTGTTCGACGCCAAGGGCAAGGCCCTGACCTCGCGCCAGCTCCTGTGCGGCAACATCCTCTCCTATTTCCAGCTCCAGGTGCTCTCGCGCGCCGAGATCGAGGCGGGCCTGGGCAACGAGGTGGGCGTGCTGAACAACAACAGCAACCTCGAGACCGGAGCGGGCACGCCCTTCATGGCCGTGTTCTTCGACCCGCCCAAGGACGTGGCCGAGTACGGGGTCAAGGTCATCGACGTGCAGGACCAGGGCAAAAATTGA